A region from the Desulfuromonas sp. TF genome encodes:
- a CDS encoding GDYXXLXY domain-containing protein: MRSLILWGTLFLVLGTVNGLILAKERTLDEGTSILLPLAEGSPRSQMKGDYLDLRYRLPRQVHAAALEGRGRLVIALDGNGVATFRRPHRGEELRSDEHLLSYRKRGELRLGAESFFLGQGKAEQCAGARFAELKVDREGRNVLVGLRNADLRRLCE; encoded by the coding sequence ATGAGATCGTTGATCCTGTGGGGAACCCTTTTTCTGGTTCTGGGGACGGTCAACGGCCTCATCCTGGCGAAGGAGCGCACCCTGGACGAAGGAACCTCGATCCTTCTGCCTTTGGCTGAGGGAAGCCCCCGCTCGCAGATGAAGGGCGACTATCTGGACCTGCGGTACCGTCTCCCCCGGCAGGTGCATGCCGCCGCACTTGAAGGAAGGGGTCGTCTGGTGATTGCTCTTGACGGCAACGGAGTGGCGACCTTCCGACGTCCCCACCGGGGCGAGGAGCTGCGATCGGACGAACATCTTCTGTCCTATCGCAAACGCGGAGAATTGCGGCTGGGGGCGGAATCCTTCTTCCTGGGGCAAGGCAAAGCGGAGCAGTGTGCCGGGGCCCGTTTTGCCGAACTCAAGGTGGATCGGGAAGGGCGTAACGTGCTGGTGGGGCTGCGGAATGCGGATCTGAGGCGATTATGCGAGTAA